The genomic stretch TGTCCTCGTATTCCTGCTTGACGTTTCCCAGCAGGTCGCGGTAGCGCTTGCGCAGCTCCTCGGAGGTGATGAGCGAGTGGTGCCTCAGCCCCGACTCGAGCTCGTTCAGGACCATGAAGGGATTGATGCATCCCTCGCCCTTGTCGGACACCAGGGCGTTGCTGATCTTGTCCTGGATGTAACGCGGCGAGATGCCGTCCATGCCTTCGCGCGACGCCTCCTTGCGCAGCTCCTTGATATTGTCCTCGGTGAACCCGGGAAGCGTCTTGCCGTTGTACAGGCGCAGCTTCTGCATGAGCGTCAGGTCGGCCTTCTTGGGCTCCTCGAGGCGCGTCAGGACCGCCCACATGGCCGCCATCTCGAGGGTGTGCGGCGCGATGTGCTTCCCCTTGATGCGCGCCGGGTTGTAGTCCTTCTCGTAGATCTTGATCTCCTCCGAGAGCTTGGTGATGTACGGAATGTCGATCTTCACGGTCCGGTCGCGCAGGGCCTCCATGAACTCGTTGTGCTGGAGCTTGCGGTACTCCGGCTCGTTCGTGTGCCCGATGATCACCTCGTCGATGTCGGTCTGGGCGAACTTCTTCGGCTTGATCTTGTGCTCCTGGGAAGCGCCCAGGAGGTCGTAGAGGAACGCGACCTCGAGCTTGAGGACCTCGATGAACTCGATCAGGCCGCGGTTGGCGACGTTGAACTCGCCGTCGAAGTTGAAGGCCCGGGGGTCGGAGTCGGAGCCGAACTCGGCGATCTTGCGATAGTTGATGTCTCCGGTCAGCTCCGTCGAATCCTGGTTCTTCTCGTCCTTCGGCTGGAACGTGCCGATCCCGACCCGGTCCTTCTCGGAGAGGATCAGGCGGCGCACCCGCACGTGCGAGACGATCTTGGTCCAGTCGCCCCCGTAGCGCAGGTTGAGCTCCTTGTAGTTCTGGCGGCAGGCGGGGCAGAGATCCCCCTCGATCAGGACCCGCTCCCCCTCGGGGCGGCCCTCGTTCAGCATCCGCAGGACCTCGGGGCGCAGCCCCTCCGGCGCCAGATGCAACGGCTCCTCGTGCATCGGACAGGAGAGGATCTCGCTCTGGTCCGATCGCTTGCGGCCGATCTCGGCCGGCAGCACCCAGGTGAAGGTGTAGAGGGCGCCCTCCGGCGTGCGCGAGTAGTCCTCCAGCCCCTTCTTCAGGAGCCTCACGATGGTCGATTTGGACGACCCGACCGGTCCGTGGAGGAGCAGCACGCGCTTCTCGGTGCCGTAGCGCTGCGCCGCGGACTTGAAGACGTTCACCAGCTTCATCAGCGGGATGTCGAGCCCGAAGATCGCGTCGACGCCGCCGTGGTCCTTGTCGTCGAAGAAGTTGTAGTGGAGGATTTTTTTCTTGTACTCGTAATATTCCCGCGTCCCCTTGGCCAAAATCATGTCGTACATGCGCTGGAACGCCGTGCGGGTGACCTTCGTGTTGTGACGGACGATCTGGAGGTAATCCTCGAAGCTGCCCTCCCAGTGCTGGTCCTTGAAGCCCCGCAAGTCCTGGAGCCTCCCGATCATGTTCACGATCTCTGAGCCTGTGGGCACCGGTCTCACCTCACGCTCGCTGGTCGTGTCTCGGGTGGGAGAATGTGATGTATCTCTTTGGTAGACCATGTGTTCCTCTATTTCAAATCACCTGAACGTAATATAAGGCGCAGTCAAGGAATTGTCAAAAACTTTTCCCGGCCGCCGTTTGTTGACAGCCTCCGGGGGAGCCGTTAACATCGCGGGGCAGGCAAGGAGCCCGTCATCCTGAGGTAACTGTGGACCCGCGGGACCTGAGACGCACCGTCCAGGACGACATCCGGAAGGTCCTCGAAGACCCCGCCGCCCGGGGCGACCGCCTGGTCGAGGCGCTCGCCGGCCTCGCCACGCGGCATCCGATCGAGCCGTTTCGCGCCGTCCTGGCGTGCGTCGCGACCCTGGAATGCTCCGAGGACGAGGCGGGTCCCCTGGTCCTCGCCATCGACAGGCATCGATCCGGTCTCGAGGAGCTGATGGGCCGGGACCCTGGCTTCAGCGTCGCCGCCTGCGATCTCCTCCACGACGTGGACCGGACCATGCGGGAACCCGTCTACCGCTCAGGCGCCCCCGCCGTCCGGACCTCCCCGGACGAGTTCGCGGCGCCGCTCGAGGAGTCCTTGCGACAGGAGTCTCGGCGCGCTCAGCGGTCCGGCCGCCCCGTCGCCGTGGTCGTCCTGGCGCCGGACGGAGACGCCCCCGGGGCGGCCGGCGATCGGCAGGCGGCCCGACGGGGGTTGTGCGACGGCGCGCGCGACATCGACGTCGTCGGCAGCCTGTCGCCCGACGCCTTCCTCGTCCTGCTTCCGTGCACCGGCGGGAGACAGGGTCTTCTGGCCGCGGGGCGATTCCGCCGCTCCCTCTTCGCCGCGACCGGCGCGGCCTGGAGCGCCGGAGCGGCGTCGGGTTCCGGCCCTGCGGCGGACGCCGTCGATCTGACCCGCAAGGCCAGGGAGGCCCTGGCGACGGCCCGGCGGGAGGGGTCGGGGCAGGCGCTGCACCGACAGGAGCGCCGGGCCCACTCACGCACGGTGGTGAGCGTCCCGGTCGAGGCGCGGCTGCGCCGGGACGGCGTCGATTGGGCCATCGTGCTGGAAGACCTGTCCCTGGGAGGGGCCCTGTTCACCGTCCACCAGCGAATCGATCCCGGCTCCGAGGTGATCCTGGCGCTGCGTCAGGGGGTCGTGCGTCCTGTGGCCACGGCGATCCCGTCGCGCGTCCTCAGGGTGGCGGATGGGCCGGTGGCCGGGCGGGCGCCCTGGAAGGCGGCTGTGTCGTTCGGCGCCGAGGCGCGGCTCGGGATCGCCGCTGTCCTGGCCGAGATCGATCCGCGCGCCCCCCGGGGGGTCCCGTGATCACCCTGGAGGAAGCGTCGCGCCACCGCGAGGAGCTGACCGAAATCCTGCGGGAGGACGCCCACAACGAAGAGAGAATCCTGCGGCGCCTGGATCAGATCCGGACGCAGAGCGGCCTCCAGGTCTACGCGGCGCTTCTCCTCATCCTGACGGGCCTGGGCTTCGAGGAGTCGGAGGCCCGCCTCCACTGGGACGAGGTGCTCAAGCACCGGCAGCGGCTCGGCCAGGCGCTGCAGCGCAACGTCGGCCTGCGCGTGGCGGTGCTCGATTATTTCGTCAACGTCAACCGGCAGCTCGTCAGCCCGCGCATCATCGATTTGTCGCTGCACGACCGTCAGGACCCCTCCTCGCCGGTCGATGCGCGCACCGGGTTGTGGAACGCGCGGCAGTTCCTGTCGGCCCTGCAGAAGGAGATCCGGCGGGCCAAGCGGTACAAGCTGGAGCTGACGGTGCTCTACCTCGACATCGACGACTTCCGGGAGATCAACGAGAGGCACGGCGAGCTGGTCGGGGACATCCTGCTGCGCGAGGTGGCCATCCTCGTGAAAAACAGGATCCGCGACATCGACATGGCCGCCCGCCTGTCCGGCGAGGAGTTCGGCCTGATCCTGCCGGAGACCGAGCGGATGGGGGCCTTCCTGGTGGCCGAGCGCATCCGCAAGGAGGTGGAACGCCACTTCATGCGACGCGACATCGACGGCCGCCCGATCGCCATGACCGTCACCATCGGCATGGCGAAGTACCCGGCGGACGCGGCGATGCCGGACCGGCTGCTCCGGCGGGCCGAGGAGGCGATGCACCAGGCGAAGGCGCGCGGGGGAAACACGGTCGGAGTCTATTACCGCGAGCGGCGCAGCTACATCCGGTTCGACGTGATGCGCCAGCAGGTGCAGATCCGCGTGACGCCGGCCGGCCGGGACGCCTCGGACTTCCGGGAGGAGACGGAGGCGCCGGTCAACATCAGCCGGAGCGGCCTGCTGTTCGAGAGCGATCGCGCGTTCTCCATCGGCGACGAGCTGGTGATCGTCTGTCAGGACAGCCGGGATCAGGCGCGCGTCACCCTGCGAGCCCGCGTGGTGCGCATGGAAGAGATCGAAGGGCAGCCGCTGCGCTACGAGGTGGGGGCCGTCTTCCTCCTCGAATGGGACCATCAGGAGGCCCAGGTCACGGAATTCCTGCGGCGCGGCGGCCTGGCCGCCGGCTGACGGCGGTCCGGATATGACCATCCTCGGCATCGACACCGCCACCCGCCGCGCGAGCGTGGCGCTGGCGCGCGGCGGGGAGGTCGCGGCCCTGGCGCACCTCGACGGGCGCCATGGGCACGCGGGCGACCTCCTGACGCGCCTCGACGCGCTCCTGACCGGGGCGGGACTCAAGCCCTCCGATCTGGCGGCCATCGCCGTCACGATCGGCCCCGGCTCCTTCACCGGCGTGCGCATCGGGATGGCCACGGCCAAGGGGCTGGCCTACGCCCTCGACGTGCCCCTCGGCGGCCTCTCCACTCTCGAGGCGCTGGCGCGAGCCGCCCTGCCTCTCGCGGGTGGCGCCCCGCGGCTGTGCGCCGTCCTCGAGGCCGGGCGGGGCGAGGTGTATGCCGCGCTGTTCCGTCGCGAGGGGAGCGGGCTGTGCCGTGAGACGGACGACCGGTCCTGGCGGCCACGGGACCTCGTGGAGGAGACTCGTGGCGGCGCGATCCTGGTCGGGGACGCGGTCGCGACCCTCCGGCAGGCGGCCCGCGAGGCCGGCCTGGAGGTGACGGGCATCGAGCCCCAGCCGGCCCTGGCCGGAGCGCTCGCCGTCTGGGGCGGGGCGACGCTCCACCCCGGAGGCGCCTACGATCCGGGCGCCCTGCGCCCCAACTACGTGCGCCCATCCGACGCCGAGGTGGCGCGCCGATGATCGTCAAGACCCGGAGGCATCGGGACAGGGCCTCGGCGCTCACGTTCGTGCCGATGTCGCTGGAGGACATCCCCGGCGTGATGGAGATCGAGAACCAGTCGTTCCCGATTCCCTGGAGCGAATCCTCGTTCCGTTACGAGCTGCTCGAGAACCCGTACGCGAGCCTGTTCGTGGGCCGGGTCCGCACGGAGCCGCCCGTGATCGCGTTCGCCTGCGTCTGGCTCGTCGATCAGGAGATGAAGATCAACAACATCGCCGTCCATCCTCGCGTCCGGGCGCAGGGCGTGGGAACGCGGTTTCTCCGCTTCCTGCTGGATCACGCGGCGTCCCAGGGATGCCGCGAGATCACCCTGGAGGTTCGACCGAGCAACGCGGCGGCCCTGGCCCTGTACCGCTCGGCCGGCTTCCTCCCGATCGGTCGCCGGAAGCAGTACTACACCGACACGCACGAGGACGCGATCGTCATGTGGCGCCGGATCGAGCCCCGGACGGCCGGATGACACCCGACCCGACCCTTGCACCAACCGATCCGGGATGCTAGACTTGGCCGTAAACATGGACGCCTGTGCGACTCAACCGCCTTCGCTCGAACGCCCTTTAAAACCAGGAGGTCTAGGACGATGGTGCACATCCAGGAGGACCTGAAGAGGACCCTTTCGGAGAACCACGAGGAGTATCGAAAGCTGCTGGCGGAGCACGCCAGCTGTGAGTCCCGTCTTCAGGAACTTCAGGGAAAGGCCGTCCTCGACGAGACCGAGCGGGTCGAGAGCGTCAACATCAAGAAACAGAAGCTGCAGCTCAAGGACCGCATGGAAGCGATCCTCCGGCACCACATGGAGCGCACCAGCGGCGCCGGGGTCCGGTAAGGGGACCTCGGAAATCCGACGCGCACGGCGTGGAGGGGGCGCTGCGGCAGGCCCCCTTTTTCGACGGGAGGCACAGGTGCCGGTGGCAAGAGAGGCGATCCCCTTCCTCCTGGGCCTGCTCGCGGCCGCCATCCTTCTCGGCGCGGTCCTCGGCCCCTGGGGCGTCCTCCCGGCCCTGGTGCTCATCCTGTTCGTTCTGTTCTTTTTCCGCGATCCCGCACGGGCGTCGCCGACCGGAGAGGGCCTGGTGCTGTCGCCGGCCGACGGCCGCGTCTCGGACATCGAGCGCGGACCGGAGGGGGCGCGGATCTCGGTGTTCCTGTCGCTCTTCGACTGCCACATCAACCGATCGCCTGTGGAGGGGACGGTCCGCACCGTGGCCTACACCTCCGGCCGTTTCCACCCGGCCTGGCAGGGGCGGGCGAGCCGCGAGAACGAGCGCAACCACCTGGTCATCGCGTCGCAGGCGGGCGACTACGGCGTCACGCAGATCGCCGGCGTCGTGGCGCGGCGGATCGTCTGCGCCAAGAGGCCCGGCGACGAGGTGAGGCGCGGCGAGCGGATCGGCCTCATCCGCTTCGGATCGCGCACGGACCTGCACTTGCCTCCGGGCATCGAGCCGCTGGTGACGGTCGGCGACCGGGTCCGTGGAGGGCTGACGGTGCTGGCTCGGGAGGTCCCGGTCGCGCAGCGCGCCTCGGCCGCCGGGGCGCGGGCATGAGGGATCCTGCACGGCTGAAGGACCGGGCCCGGTTCCGGCGCGGCGCCTACCTGATTCCGAGCCTGTTCACGACCGGGAACCTGCTCTGCGGCTACATCGCCGTCGTGCGCAGCATCCAGGGCGAGTTCGAGTGGGCGGCGATCGCCCTGTTCATCGCGGCGCTCCTCGATCGGGTGGACGGCTGGGTGGCCAGGCTCACGGGGACGACGAGCGACTTCGGCGTGCAGTTCGATTCGCTCGCCGACGTCATCTCCTTCGGCATCGCGCCGTCGATCCTCGTCTATGTGTGGGCCCTCTCCTCCCTCCCCAAGCCCTGGTCCCTGGCGCCGTTCCTTCTTCTGGCCACGAGCGCGGCTCGCCTGGCCCGCTTCAACATCCAGGCGCCGACCCTGGACAAGCGCTATTTCGTGGGGCTGCCGACGCCGGCCGCGGCCTGCGCCGTGGCCGCGTGCGTGTTCTACGATCCGGAGCGGGTGACCGACCGGATCACCGGCATCCTGGTGATGTGCCTCGTCGTGACCCTCTCGGTCCTGATGATCAGCAAGGTGCGGTATCGATCCTTCAAGGAGATCGATCTGCGTCGGCGCGTGCCGTGGGTGGTCGTGATCCTGATGGCCCTGGTGTTCTTCATCGCGGCCGGGTATCCCAAGGAGGTCGGCCTGTTCCTCAGCTTCGCGTACCTCCTCTCCGGGCTCGTCCCGCGGCTCCGCGCCGTGCCGGCGCAGAAGGAGCCGCGCCCGGCCGCGGCGGGAGGTCGCGATGGCCGTGGTTGAGGTGGCGCGCTTCCGCCGCCGGGCGCACGTCGCGCTGTTCGACGCCACCACGCTGGCGGCCAGGGGCGTGAAGGACCATCTCGCCTCCCGGGCGTTCCCCGCGGCCTCGGTCCGCCTTTACTCGTCGACCGCGGAAGCCGACTCCAACCTGACGGAGTTCAAGGGGGAGCCGATGCTCGTCACCGAGCCGGACATCGACACCCTCGCGAACCTGGACATCGCCTTCCTGTGCGGCAGCCGTGAGGAGGGGGCCCGTTACCTGGACTGGGCGGGCCGGGTCGGATTCACGGCCGTCGATCTGACCGGCGCGGCCGCCTCCGGTGCGGCGCCCCTCGTGAACGCCTCGGTCAACCCGGAGGCGATCTCCGAAGGCCCCGGCGTGATCGCCACGCCGCACCCGGTGGCCCAGCTCCTGTCCACTGTGCTCGCGCCCGTCCGGAGCCGCTGCGGGCTGCAGGAGGTCGTGGCGGTGGTTCTGCAGCCGGCATCGCAACACGGAGAGCCGGGAATCGACGAGCTCTACAAGCAGACCGCCAGCCTCCTGAGCTTCTCGGACATGCCCCGGGAGGTCTTCGGTCGCCAGCTGGCGTTCAACGTCATCCCCGGCTTCGCGGGGGAAGAGCGGCACGGACGGGATGCGGGCCGCGCGGACCTCGCGGAGGAGGTCCGCCGGATCACCGGGGGCGGCTTCGCGCTGGGCGTCCAGGTCATCCAGGCGCCGGTGTTCCACGGCCATGCCCTCATGGCGCACGTGGTGCTCGATCCCGGGAGGAGCACCGACGATCTGGCCGCGTGCTTCGCCGGCGGCGACGACTTCCGCTTCGAGCGGCGCGGCGAGAAGGTGACGCCCGTCGAGAGGGCGGGGGAGGGCGGGATCCTGGTCGGGGGCATCCGGCCGGGAGCGCGCGAGTCGTCGTTCTGGATCTGGGCCGTGTGTGACGACCTGGCCGGAGGGACCGCGCTCAATGCCGTGCGCATTGCCGAGATGCTCCTCGGACGGGACGCCGGCAAGGGGCGGGCATGAGCCCGATGGGGCGGGCCGCCCTCGTCACCGTGCTCCTGGGCCTGTCTCCGGGCCCCGGAGCGCAGGACATGAAGCGGCCGGAGGAGCAGCTGGCGGCGATCTACAGCCTGAAAGTGCAGCTGGAGATCGAGCAGCGGCGGCTGGACGATGCGTTGCAGCGCCACACGGAGCAGGCGCGGGCCCGTGAGGACGCCCGGAGCCGCCTGCAGCGCCTCTACGGCGAGCTCGACGCCATGGTGGAGGGCCGGGCCGAGGGGGACGCGGATCTGATCCAGGCCCGTGAGGACGACATCCGGAGGACCGAGCAGGAGCTCGCGGCCCTGAGCGACGAGACCCGCCGCGTGCGCGAGACCATCCGCGACGCGCACGTGCGCATCGAGCTCTTGGGCGAACGAATCGGCCGTCTGAGAAAGACGCTGCCGTCCGACACCGAGTCGCTGACCGGGGCGTGGGACGTGAGCTATCTCCCGAGCGGGGACAAGGGGGTCTTCATGCTCCGGCAGTCCGGCACGCTTCTGGTCGGCGAGTACACCCTGGAAGGGGGATGGAAGGGAAGCCTGCAGGGGACGTTCGTGGACGGCAAGGTGCTCCTGCACCGTATCGATTCGAAGCTCGGAAGGTCCTCCGACCTCGAGGGGACCCTGGCGCCCGATGGCCGCACGCTCCGCGGCAGCTGGCAGAGCTACATCCTGTCGGGGGGACAGCCGACGAACGGGTCGTGGATCGCCAGAAAACGGCAGGAAAAATCCGAGCCATAACATCAGGAGCCCGCCCCATCCTCGGACCGGCTCCTCGAAGCGCCCTCTCAGCTCCCCTCGCGGGAGTCCGGGCCGCCGCGCTTGGCCGTCAGACGGAACGGGATCGACCCGAGGTCCGATCCGCCGCCATCTCCCTTGACCGCCAGGATGTAATCGCCCGCCGGGAGGCCCTCCGTCGGCAGGTCCACCTTGATGCTCCCCGGGGCCGGCCCCTTCCCGCCGTCCTGGCCCAGGACGTCCTGCGGAACAGGGATGCTGCGCAAGACCTTGTCGCCCCCCCTGATCTCGATCCGGACTCCGGTGGTCCGCTCCCGCCGCTCCAGCCGGAAGCCGGACGCCAGGAGCTCTCCGACCGCAAAGGTGGATTTGAGTGCGGGCCCCGTCCGGAAGTCGCTCACCTCCCCGGGGGACGCCTCCGGCGACCCGGCCGGCGGCACCTCCACCCACAGGCTCCTCTCGTCCAGTGAGTAGATGGACAGCCCCACCACGTCGGTGAGCTCTCCCGCCGGCCGGACGGACTGGCGGGCGGCACCGAGCGTGCCGCCGCCGAGGTCCGAGACCACCGCAGTGACCGTCTGCGCACCGCGAGGGAGGAGGGCGCGACTGTAGAAGTCCACGCCGGGCAGCTGCGCGCCGCGGTCGCGCCCGGGGGCGATTCGCACCTGGCGGGCCGTGCGCAGCGTCTCGCGGCCGCTCTCGTCGATGGCCACGAACCCGACCTCGAGGCGTGCGACAGGGCCCTCGGGCCCGGGCACCAGGAGCGCCCGACCGGGAGGCAGGTGAATGACCAGGTCGACCACCCGGCTGCCCCCGTCCCCCGGGCCGGCGATGGCGCTGATCTCGATCCCCATCTCGGTGTACAGCTCGGGAAGCAGGTAGGCCGCCTCGAGCGTGCGCGCCCGGGCCTGCTGCGGCAGAAGTCGCGTGAAGCCCCGGCGCCAGCGCAGCCGGGCGCCGCTCCGCTTCACGCGCAGCTGCACCGTGTGAAACTGGCCATCGGGCTGGCCCTCAGGGGCGTAGCCGACCAGGTAATAGCTCCGGCTGGCGGCCTCGGCCTCGACCAGCCCCCGGTGGAGATCGTTGGACGTGGACGACGTACCCCCGGTCTGCAGCGCCATGGTCGCCAGCGTATTGCCGCGGCGCGAGGCGCGTTGCCCCTCCAGGGCCCCGACGGCGAGCCCGGTCGTCTGGACGCTGTGCAGAGTGACGCCGGCGGCGGCGGCTTCGTGCGCCAGCTGCTTGATCTCGAGAGACAGATCGAACGCCGCAGCGCGCGTCATGACGTTGCCAGTCGGGGCCATCTGCGCCACGCGCTCGAAGTAATCCGCGCACGGGTTCTCCGGAACGCCGTCCCCCATGAACAGGATCGCCTTGTAGCCGGGATAAGGGGCCAGGGAGTCCACCAGTGTCTTGAGCGCGGTGAGGACCGCGCGCATCTTCGGCGTCTCCTCCTGGGCATACGACGTGGCCAGGAGCATCGCCTGCATCTCCTTCGGCTGTCCCGGGGGACCATTGCCCGACATGAGCTGACGAAACTCCCGATCGTGATCCGCCGTCTCGCTCGCGAAATCGGAATGTCGCACGGGATCGGCGAGGCTCGCCTCGATCGCCTGCTTGAGCACCGCCCGGTCGGTCGTGAAGTCCTGAAGGACCCGCAGCTTCCGGTCATAGGACGCCAGAGCGACCTGGTCGTCGGGCGCGAGGCCCGAGGTCAGGAAGCGCCCCGCGGCCTGTCGGGCCTGGGTGAGGTTCTGGTAGGAGGACGTTCCGTCCTCGAAAAACAGGATGAAATGGCGCGGGTGCCGCTGACCCGGCTCGAGCCCCGGCTCGCCTCCGGCCGCCGCCCGCTCCGGGCCGGGAACGGGCGCTCCGGGCGGCGCGGCGGCGCGCCTGAACTCGAGGGAGGCGATCGGCTTGGGGTGGCTGTCCACCCGCAGGGAGAAGTCGTCCACGCCCAGCCCCTCGATCGCCCGGCCGCTGCTGTCGGTGACGTACGCCTCGATCAGGACCAGCTCGACGGTCGCCCGTTCGATCAGGGGAGCCACGGGGTGCGTCGGGTCCTTCTCCGGCGGCGCGGCGGAGAAGCCTGCCGCCCCGGGACGGGCCAGCGCGATCGCAGCGGCCAGGAGCCAGACCGCGCATTCGGCCGGGACGCGCGGCCGGGGCTTGCGGTTCGCAGACATGGAGGTTCTCCCGGGAATGGACGGCTCCCATTATCCACCCGTTTCTTGATTTGTCGTACCGGGGCGCTGTACGATCACGCGCCTTCTAGGAGCCTCCGCCCTCCATGTCCTACCCGCTGTTCATCGCCAGGCGCTACCTGATGGCGCAGCGCAAGCAGGCGATCATCTATGTCATCTCCCTCATCTCGGTCCTCGGGGTCATCGTCGGGGTGGCCGCGCTGGTCGTGGTCCTGGCGCTGATGACCGGGTTCCAGGACCAGATCCAGGCGAAAATCTTCGGAGCGAACGCCCACCTCACGGTGTTCTCCGGGATGAACGGCCGCCCGCTCGACGTGCCGGCGACCCTGTCCCGGCTGACGAAGTGCGAGCCGATTCTGGCCGCCGCGCCGGTCATCTACGAGAAGGGGATGGCGCTGAGCGAGCTGAATGCCTCGGGCGCCGCCGTCCTGATCAAGGGGGTCGAACCGGCCGTCGAGCGTTCGATCACCGACCTGGGGGCGCAGGTGCGCGGTGATCTCGGCATCCTGTCGCTGCCCGGACGGGAGGGGCGCGATCGGGCGATCCTCGGCAAGGACCTGGCGCTCAACCTGGGGGTGGGACCGGGCGACGTGGTGCGGGTGATCATCGCGCAGGCGAGCGTCTCGCCGTTCCTCACGGTGCCGAGGAGCCGCGAGTTCGAAGTCGCGGGCGTGGCCGACGCCGGCTTCTACGACTACGACAGCAGCCGCGTCTACATCGCGCTCGATGCCGCCCGGAGGTTCATGGGTCTGTCCCCCCTCCAGGCGACGGCGATCGAGGCGCGCGTGCGGGATCCGCGCCGCGTCCAGGAGGCCTCGCGCGCCGTCCAGGCCAAGCTGGGCAGCGCCTACTACGTGAACGACCTCATCCGGATGAACCGCACCTTCTTCTCGGCCCTGCGGCTCGAGAAGCTGGGCATGTCGATCGCCATCGGCCTGATCGTCCTGGTCGCGGCGCTCAACATCATCTCGATTCTCGTTCTCATGGTGATGGAAAAGGTGCGCGACATCGGCGTGCTCGTGGCCATGGGGGCGGCCCCCGGGGGCATCCGGCGCATCTTCCTGTTCCAGGGGCTGATCATCGCCATGGTGGGAACCGCGGCGGGGATCGTGCTCGGGGTGGCGCTCGCCTGGCTCCTCGATCGCTACCGCCTGGTCAGCCTGCCGGTCGACGTCTATTTCATCCCCTACGTGCCGTTCCACATCCGCCCGCTCGACGTGGCGATGGTCGCCGTCCTGACCGTGGGCGTGTCGTTCCTCGCCACCCTGTACCCTTCGTGGCGGGCCGCGCGGCTCGATCCGTCCGAGGCGCTGCGCTATGAGTAGGGACGCCGCCGAGCCCATCCTGCGCTGCGCCGGGCTCTGCAAGTCGTTCGGGCCCGAGGGCCGGAGGGTCGAGGTCCTGCGCGGGCTCGACCTGGCGGTGGGGCGGGGAGACATGGTCGCCGTCCTGGGCGAGTCCGGTACCGGGAAGACGACCCTTCTCCACCTGGTGGGCGCCATCGACCGGCCCGACGCCGGGACCATCCTGTTCCGCGGACGGGACATCGCGGCGGCCGCGCCCCAGGACCGCGCCGTCTACCGCAACCGCGATCTCGGCTTCGTGTTCCAGCTGCACCACCTCCTGCCGGAATTCAGCGCCGTGGAGAACGCCATGATGCCGCTCCTGATCCGGGGGGAGGACCGCAGGAGGGCGCGGGATCGGGCTCTCGCCCTGCTTCAAGATCTGGGCCTGCGCGACTGCGCCGATCGGCGGCCGTCCGAGCTGTCGGGCGGGGAGCAGCAGAGGGTCGCCATCGCCCGCGCCATCGCCGGCTCCCCGGCCCTCCTGCTGGCCGACGAGCCGACGGGCAACCTGGACGAACGGAACGCCGAGGTCGTCTTCTCTCTCCTGTCCGACCTGCACCGGCGGCGCGGCATGACCACCCTGTTCGTCACCCACAGTGCCCGCCTTGCCGGAAAGTGCAGTCGAATCCTCAGGATGGAGCACGGTTTCTTGACGGATCCGGTGGGCAGCCGGTACAATGTGGAGGCTTCGACCACGCAGGTACCCGGCTAAAATCGAACGGGCGGGACGAAGGCGATCGGGCGGACCCCGAATGTTTGAAAAGTATACGGAGAAGGCCAAGAAGGTCCTGTTTCTCGCCCGCTACGAGGCCAGCCAGATGGGGAGCAAGGTGATCGGCTCCGAGCACCTGCTCCTCGGCCTGATCAAAGAGGGCGACGACCTGGTCCGGGACCTGTTCGGCCGATCGGGCGTGAACCTCGAGCTCCTGCGCG from Candidatus Polarisedimenticolia bacterium encodes the following:
- a CDS encoding serine protein kinase, whose product is MIGRLQDLRGFKDQHWEGSFEDYLQIVRHNTKVTRTAFQRMYDMILAKGTREYYEYKKKILHYNFFDDKDHGGVDAIFGLDIPLMKLVNVFKSAAQRYGTEKRVLLLHGPVGSSKSTIVRLLKKGLEDYSRTPEGALYTFTWVLPAEIGRKRSDQSEILSCPMHEEPLHLAPEGLRPEVLRMLNEGRPEGERVLIEGDLCPACRQNYKELNLRYGGDWTKIVSHVRVRRLILSEKDRVGIGTFQPKDEKNQDSTELTGDINYRKIAEFGSDSDPRAFNFDGEFNVANRGLIEFIEVLKLEVAFLYDLLGASQEHKIKPKKFAQTDIDEVIIGHTNEPEYRKLQHNEFMEALRDRTVKIDIPYITKLSEEIKIYEKDYNPARIKGKHIAPHTLEMAAMWAVLTRLEEPKKADLTLMQKLRLYNGKTLPGFTEDNIKELRKEASREGMDGISPRYIQDKISNALVSDKGEGCINPFMVLNELESGLRHHSLITSEELRKRYRDLLGNVKQEYEDIAKNEVQRAISADEEAIARLCSNYIDNVKAYTQRERVRNKYTGQDEEPDERLMRSIEEKIDIPDNRKDDFRREIMNYIGALAVEGKSFNYKTNERLHKALELKLFEDQKDSIKLTSLVSSVVDKDTQEKIDVVKSRLKKDYGYCDICATDVLHYVASIFARGDARD
- a CDS encoding PilZ domain-containing protein; this translates as MDPRDLRRTVQDDIRKVLEDPAARGDRLVEALAGLATRHPIEPFRAVLACVATLECSEDEAGPLVLAIDRHRSGLEELMGRDPGFSVAACDLLHDVDRTMREPVYRSGAPAVRTSPDEFAAPLEESLRQESRRAQRSGRPVAVVVLAPDGDAPGAAGDRQAARRGLCDGARDIDVVGSLSPDAFLVLLPCTGGRQGLLAAGRFRRSLFAATGAAWSAGAASGSGPAADAVDLTRKAREALATARREGSGQALHRQERRAHSRTVVSVPVEARLRRDGVDWAIVLEDLSLGGALFTVHQRIDPGSEVILALRQGVVRPVATAIPSRVLRVADGPVAGRAPWKAAVSFGAEARLGIAAVLAEIDPRAPRGVP
- a CDS encoding diguanylate cyclase is translated as MITLEEASRHREELTEILREDAHNEERILRRLDQIRTQSGLQVYAALLLILTGLGFEESEARLHWDEVLKHRQRLGQALQRNVGLRVAVLDYFVNVNRQLVSPRIIDLSLHDRQDPSSPVDARTGLWNARQFLSALQKEIRRAKRYKLELTVLYLDIDDFREINERHGELVGDILLREVAILVKNRIRDIDMAARLSGEEFGLILPETERMGAFLVAERIRKEVERHFMRRDIDGRPIAMTVTIGMAKYPADAAMPDRLLRRAEEAMHQAKARGGNTVGVYYRERRSYIRFDVMRQQVQIRVTPAGRDASDFREETEAPVNISRSGLLFESDRAFSIGDELVIVCQDSRDQARVTLRARVVRMEEIEGQPLRYEVGAVFLLEWDHQEAQVTEFLRRGGLAAG
- the tsaB gene encoding tRNA (adenosine(37)-N6)-threonylcarbamoyltransferase complex dimerization subunit type 1 TsaB; its protein translation is MTILGIDTATRRASVALARGGEVAALAHLDGRHGHAGDLLTRLDALLTGAGLKPSDLAAIAVTIGPGSFTGVRIGMATAKGLAYALDVPLGGLSTLEALARAALPLAGGAPRLCAVLEAGRGEVYAALFRREGSGLCRETDDRSWRPRDLVEETRGGAILVGDAVATLRQAAREAGLEVTGIEPQPALAGALAVWGGATLHPGGAYDPGALRPNYVRPSDAEVARR
- the rimI gene encoding ribosomal protein S18-alanine N-acetyltransferase, which codes for MIVKTRRHRDRASALTFVPMSLEDIPGVMEIENQSFPIPWSESSFRYELLENPYASLFVGRVRTEPPVIAFACVWLVDQEMKINNIAVHPRVRAQGVGTRFLRFLLDHAASQGCREITLEVRPSNAAALALYRSAGFLPIGRRKQYYTDTHEDAIVMWRRIEPRTAG
- a CDS encoding phosphatidylserine decarboxylase, with the translated sequence MPVAREAIPFLLGLLAAAILLGAVLGPWGVLPALVLILFVLFFFRDPARASPTGEGLVLSPADGRVSDIERGPEGARISVFLSLFDCHINRSPVEGTVRTVAYTSGRFHPAWQGRASRENERNHLVIASQAGDYGVTQIAGVVARRIVCAKRPGDEVRRGERIGLIRFGSRTDLHLPPGIEPLVTVGDRVRGGLTVLAREVPVAQRASAAGARA